The genome window atatatatataatatatatatatatatatgtatatggtatacgtatatatgtatatgtatgtatgtatatatgtatgtatatatatatgtatgtatatagatatatatatatatgtatgtatatgtatgtatatgtatatatatatatatatatatatatatatatatatatatatatcaaaattgtaatatgtatgtataatacgttatatatatatatatattatatatatatatatataatatataatgtatattaataactatataatatatatattaatataattatatatataatatatatgtatggttacgGTAATATATACtgttatgtgtaaatatatgtgtatgtatgtatgtgtatatataatgtggtatgtatgtatgtatgtatgtatatatatatatatatatatatgtatgtacgtataatatgtatgtgtagtatgttagtagtatgtatgtatgtatgttatgtatgtatgtatgtatatatgatatatatatctaaattgtaGGCGATTGCGACAAGCCAGATCAACAGCAGCAAGTAAGGGAAGAAGGACAAAGTATAATTGTTCATTATACTTTCTTTGACTGACGTTTCAGGTGCATGTCCGTCCCATTCTCAGAGTTATAGGATTGAAAAATCAAAGTTAAAAGATACTCATGGGTTGTTAAATGTGAGATTACACTCATCGTGGCTTGAGTTACCGATTGGGCGTAAagctatcaaaccccgaattctTATGCGTAAGGGATCAcgccaaaaaaatataaatataaaattcattacgaagattttaaaacagCTGGCAAGGCTCCAAATGACCATTAGTTGTCGATACTTGAATCACTTTTCATCAAACAGCTGTAGTTCTTCAGTTCAATATTCAGACCAAgtaaagtttatatttatatttttttggcgTGATCTCTTACGCATAagaattcggggtttgatagctTTACGCCCATTCGGTAACTCAAGCCACGATGAGTGTAATCTCACATTTAACAACCCATGAGTATCTTTTAATCTTTGATTTTTCAATCCTATAACTCTGAGAATGGGACGGACATGCACCTGAAACGTCAGTCAAAGAAACTATAATGAACAATTATACTTTGTCCTTCTTCCCTTACTTGCTGCTGTTGATCTGGCTTGTCGCAATCGCCttcaattttgatatatatatatatatatttagatatatatatatttatagatttatatatatatatatatacggtatatatatatatatatatatatatatatatatatattatatagatataaatatatgatatataccgtaatatatatatatatagtatgagtatatataatagatatatatatatatatatatatatataggatatataaattttatgatatatatatagatatatggattatatacatagacatatatacacacacacacacacacacacatatatatagatatataaatactagatatatatatatatataatatatatataatatatacatatatatactagtatatccacacacacacaacacacaccacacacatacacacacatatatatatatatatatatatatataatgtataatttatatatttacacacaaacatacatgctTTTTTCAATGTCACGCTTACTCGATCTTACGGCCGCGCACCCTTGCTGTAATGATTTGCGTATCTGTTGCCATGATCACTAAGATAGATCTTGCTTTTTCACATCATGCGTAATCATCCTTTCCCTGTCACTAGTTAGGATCATTGTCGTCATTATTTCATCTCATTACAAAAATCGTATTTCATTATTACGTGTCCGATATTactggaaattattttttactagTGGAAGGCTCGGCACTCTTAATATAAGAGTGGCACACGATCCACTTCGAGAACAATCTATGAATAAAAATCGGTAAATGATATAGAAACCATAACTGGCTTAATACTTGGTGAAGGTAACAATCGATAACTGAATGCCGCGAGCACTGATTGTCAATAATGTAAACAATCATCTTCTTCTGCATCTAATATTGAGGCTCCTTGGACTGTACTTACAGCCTCCTCATATTTCATGACGGTTCAACTCCTTATGAATCTTTACGTCCGATATTTTACGACGATAAGAAAATCCCAGCTTTATTTTGAGTACCGAGACCCAGTTCACCTGTACCCTTTTCAGAAatgattattttgtaattttcgaAGAAAACTGCAACCTTCACTGAAAAGATAGAACGTGATTTGGGTATCCATGTTCGTATTAGTCACATCACATAAATGAAAATGGCAAATTTGGGAGGGAGTTCTTGACCTGACATcgccatttcaatttttttaaagactattttcaatatttcttttaaaaaagaaaaaatctataaaataatcTGACATTCCATATGTTTAACTTATGTCTTCAAATATCTTAGTGTGTGCaaatatctaaatttttatctaatcttttttatttaaaatactgtTTCAGTATTATTTGACTTATGTTTTCATTcgcaaagattaaaataaaacactTGATTAGATAATCACATTTAGATAAAATATAGGAAGACTTTTCTTTACTAAAACAGAATTGAACGGCAAAACTTCATTCACAAAACTTCTAGTCTCGCATCCAAAGATCTCCTGGTCCTATTCAAATCAAGATTCACCAAATGCAATTCAGAACCAACATTGGGGTCAAACAGCATTTCGTGTCCAACTCAAGAATCACCGAAATTCTTGTACTATACCcaacttaaaattctttttaaattccAGTATTTCATTGCAATATCCCTAAGCCCTTTTCATATCTATATTCACAAAAATCTCATTACTGTATCCAGAGACCTACGAGTCTTATTTATGACGAGCTTCATGGTacgcgctacgctgcgctggatcCCGGCGCTGCCCGTTatgtctcccctactctcccaatcccctacctaccccgtcccTACCCAGGGCGGAGAAACAGGTTTGCAAGGGGAGGGTGGATGCGTCACGCctaccctaccctcccgatcccatgCCTAACCCGCTCCcttccggggcggacaaacaagaccAGATCCACTCGGATTCTATTATCAAAGATGCTTAGATTATTTTCTACTATCTTTGACCTGATTCAGGTTCACAGGACTTCCCAGACAAGATCCGAGTCTTCTCGATGCAGCTGGACATGTGGGCGCCTCCCAGAGATGACGTCCTCATCAGATATAATCTCACGGATCATTTCAAGCCGGTAAAGTATAGCCGACTTTCAGTGATTCAATATAAACTGCAGACTTGCTGTCTGAGTAACAAGGTTTCGTGTGTTTAATTGGCTTCTTTCAAACCCTAgcttgtgtttgtttgcttgcatggtgtttttaagttgcgtggaaccaatggttattcagcaacgggaccaacagctttacgtgacttccgaaccatgtcgagagtgaacttctatcattagaaatacacatctctcacccatcggaggaatgcccgagaatcgaattcgcgccatcgaggtggcacgccagcaccataccgaccacaccactgaggcgcttaaagcctagctacttcagtcctaattGTTGAAACCTTGTTCTTTGCGTGCTTCTGTGAACAATTCCATTGAGCGTTATTATAGAATAAAGAACACTAATTTTGATTATAAGCCATAAAGTAGAGAACACTGCATCTAACAAGCACCATGAAGTCCAGATTACATACTCGGCACACTCGCTAAGTAGTAGTAGAGCACACTTTCATTGAACACTTTCCTAAAAAtatgaattgtttgtttgtttgtatggtgtttttacgttgcatggaaccagtggttattcaagtaGAGAAAGTAGAGAAGTTGTGACCATTTCATTGGATTCTTTCGCATCAATGACTTTTCCCTAATGTTCACTTCAATCACAGTACTATTGTGTTAAGTCATCTTTTTCCTCTGAAAAGTTTGCTGTAGAATCGCCACATTTTCACTGTTAATTACTAAGATAACAATACTTGATTCACAATAGTTAACATTGAATTACCATGAACTAGATTTTGGCTATGCTTAATTATTTCATTGACTTTAAGCAAACGGCGTCTCTGAAGTTCTCTGAATATTGCTATCCAACAATAGTGCACAGGCTTTTCATTTTACCCTAAAAGCTCCAGATCACTAAAGCGGCAAGtaagtttatattttcatttgatacaACAACGAAAAACTTCACAACAAGAAGTGGTTGGTTGGtgtagattaagctggctttacgCCAGCACAGGACACTGCACAATGCCGGCCTCTAAGTGAAGGTGCTGAAGTAGATAACAAACATACGTAGATGTCTGGATTCTAAACAACAAAAGAGATTATTTATTTGAGCTTTACCTGTGCGCTTCAGAGTACTGGCACTCATATAATGGAATTTATGAGGAATTTTATGCTCGCAAACAGTAAGTGAAGAGCCTACAACTAAAGAACCGACAGACATCGATGACTATTACCTGCAAAAATGAGAGGTCCCGATTAAGGAAGAAACAGGTTTTCTTAACATCAAAACATTTATTCAGCTCTAAACTGTATCTCTTCTTGCGATAGGATATACGACAAAACATGGTTAAGCTGGACTTTCATGTGGTAAGGCGGTACATAAAACCTTAAGAAAATACATCGTTAACCATCAACTCAAATACTTCATAAAGATATCTAAAGGTATTATACACTCCTCCCCGTACTTGTACAGATCTTATGAGAACAACAagagttcctcactggacgagtgtgTTGCgtctcgcctatcaatctggtagccggagttcgctccccgctggtGCATAAGGggtatcagaggaatttatttctggagattggaaagtcatttctcgatataatgtggttcgaatcccacaataagctgtaggtcccattgctaagtaactaaCTGGTTGCTTGTCacgtaaaataaaatctaatccttcaggacAACCCTAGGCCCTaggggagagctgttaatcagctcagtggtctggttaaactaagagataTTATATTGAGAACAACGAATCACAGTACACGAATCATAAGAGACCAATTAACCATAAAAAACGAATTCACAAAAACAGCCAACCAGTCAATATAAGTACACGGTATCAAAACAACAAgtcaaaataagaaaagatgataaaaataaagattctTACGAAAACGACAAACGTGTGGGCCTAATGAGAATAACCAATCACAGTAAATGAATGTTACTCCAAGAGCCGCGAATCACaataaacaaaacttaaaaacaaatCACGAATCACAGTAAACAAACCATTTGAAAACAACCAATCACATTAAGCAAAAATTGTGAAAACAACCTGTCCCATTAACTGAATACCGTAAAAACCACCAGTCAGAATATCTTAATTTCAATACAGCCACCAATTACgatacataaatataatgaccTCAGTTACTCTCAATAGGACTAACCATCCACACTAATTCCAGGGAGACGTATCGGAGTTTCCAGAGGTGACGGTTTGTATACGAGCTAAaccggtggtgttgatgagctaTGAGAGCCACATATCCATTGCCACATCTGATCAAGACAATGATGTGCTTCACATGTGtaagtaatatctctctctctctctctctctctctctctctctctctctctctttctcatctctctctctctctctctatatatatatatatgatatatatatatatatatatatatatatatagatataaatggatgtatgagTGTGagttccacatacactttgaaatgcatcaAACAATTTCAATCAAACTTGGTATACACTATGATTTACCATCTGGGAAAGAACACTGTTGGGGTAGGACGTCTCTGGGTTTATAAAATCCCCTATAGGGATTGTAATAAATCATACTacggattcacaggaaaatctctctctgatAGATTAACTCAACATAGATGCTGTTAGATATGGATAGCATATtccagcaattttccatcatataaataacatgaaccataccatggattagaactcatcctgaattttatacaagtgcagctgtcgatacaaatatcAGATGTTAGAATCtttactgataaaacaacaagataataggattcTTTCCATTGGAGCCTGGTACCCTGACCATAAAgccaatatcttccttaaggcaatgatgaagcggattaagacaataaACAGAACCGTCGTCAGCTTAGAGGTGAcgccaggcatcacctaagggcatatctcccactatatatttcgctaatgaaaCTTATTCTGTCTTTCATTAATTGATAAGGGTGGAAATTAGCCCACCAaaatgtagtccttagctttaaaccagagtgttttatttatggacctttgatatatatatatatatatatatatatatatatatatatatatatatatatatatatatatataatatatatagatatattatatatatatatatatgtatatatattgtaacttttttatatttaccaaaaTTACACTACAAATGTATAATAttcaattccctctacctcgaaAATATCACCAAAGGGTAATTATAACTGTTAAACAATTTGGCACCTAGGAGATTCGAATGCCTGACTTACAAAGCGGATCAACAACTTTCTGGGGCTGTATACCATTCAGATGTCAATAAAGGGGACATTGGATACTGTCATAGTATAAGACCAAACATTTCATTTGCTGAATCGGTAATGAGTATcctatttaagaaattatttcttttaacctGAGTTTAAGGGAAAAACATGTTGCAATTTGTTGAGGTCGTAAAATTATAGATAATGTACAGTATATCCAAAAAGTCTAAGATTCATGCCATTTTCTTAAGCAAAAGAATTTAGATATACAATAAATTctgctacatatatataactaattaacAATCAGTTATATATCTGGAAGCTTTGTATTATacatagtttttttctctctcctactTTAAATAGACCGTCGAGGGATGAATCATGGTTTTTACTACAACGGTGTTCGTCAGTATGGTTTTCTTAACATGACCAACGACATAGGACTTCATGAGTGGACCCACTATTGTCACAACTTTCACCACGGGGAATACAGGGCTTACATTTACGGCGAACTAGCTGCTAAAGGTCCATTCAGTGTGCCACATAAGGTTCCTCTGCCAGTCAAGGGCATCATCACCATTGGGCAGGAACAGGACCTCATGGCTGGTGGCTACGACACAGATCAGAGCTTCCGGGGATACATAGCCCAAGTGAACATCTGGAACAGATCTCTGACTGCTGATGAAATCAGGACGCAAGCCTCTTGCACTAGGGCAGAACTGGGAAACATCTTTTCAACCGACAGGGAGGATGTAGAGCTCTTGGGAGGTACCACGATGCAATTGGTAGATCCTAGTTATTTCTGTGAAAAGAACGTGGAATACGTCATCTTCCCCGAGGCTCGCTACATGGCTGAGTCCAGACGAACTTGTAATCGAATTGGGTATGAGGTTTATACCCCAAATAACTTTGATGAAAATGCCCAGCTGCACAACGAATCATTACGCTTTGCGGAAAATTGTCTCTCAAACTACCATTTGTGGATTGGAGTAACAGACGAAGAGGTAGAGGATGTCTGGAGGAAATTCACAGACAATTCAATTGCACAAACTCAGTTTGAGCTGAACGAACCCAATGGAGGCGATGGTGAGAACTGCATGTTGATGTTCCTCCCAAATGGACGGTGGGTAGACACGTCTTGTGTGATTCAGTGGCCAGCCTGCGTCCCTTGCGAAGTGGATCGTAAAGCCCCTCTTCGACTCAGAGGattttgtttcacaaacgaaGCTGAAACCTTTTATGAGGTACTCGCTTACAGGTATGAGAAGCCTTACCTTCATGGTTATTATGGGTACATGGTATACAAAATAGACGATTACACCTGGGAGATGTTTGACACAACTGTGGCCGAGGTCGTTGGAATCCTGAAAGTCCCATCAAAGGACACATACCCAATTGGACGACACACTTGGGAGCTCAGGAGATCTGAATGCAACAATCTCATAGGCTCAAGATTACAGTTGAGTTTTTCCATATGCAATAACGACGAATTCACCTGCTCCAATGGTGACTGCATTCCTAAAGAAAAGAGATGCAACGCCAAAGACGACTGTGTTGACCTCTCGGACGAAGAAGACTGCCAGGTGATCATTCATCCGAAAGGCTACCGCAGGGAACGGCCCCCTGATAACATCACCCACGAAGGCAACCCAGTTCACTTAGGTGCCGTGGTGAACGTCCTTCGCTTTATGGAAATCAGCGACAAGAGCCGAATCATTAACGTTGAGTTCACGGTCGACCTTTGGTGGAATGACCCAAGAGTCAAATACCACAACCTTGGCGACACGCTCGAGTGGAACAAGCTCTCGGAGACTTACAGGGACAGCGTCTGGAAACCCGTGCTGACATTCCCGAATGTGTATGATGGACAGATCAAGAAACTCTCTCTTGATATGTATCTCGACAAGTTGGCTCAGCCATTGCCGCCTGACTACAACAACGTGCGAATGGGTAACTGATTTTCGAAGTACAACATTTCTTTTGGTATGAAACTAatcataaattttaatatatttttgaaaattttcacaTTTCAAGGAGGctacaaattacagaaaaaatgACTTGTTCTAAACTAACTGTCTCTTTTTAGACACCGTATATGCGGGTGCTTCAGCTGACATTGTTCAAAAGGAACATTACAGGTAAGTCTAGAAGCTCgttctatttttatctttaatacacGCATCTCTTTGTAACCCTTTGGAATATAGGTTGGAATACAGAccttgggccaaaggccaagcgcaagGACCTaggaggtcaatcagcgctgaattTCAAAGGTTTCGTGAGACTAGAAGACTTCCTTTAATAGTTGCAGtgttgtaaaacacacacacacacaagttccaTGACAAGTCAATACTGAATAAAATACACTTAACATTTTCATCAAACACTCTTCGCACAGCAGAGACAGCTTTCTTCAAAAATGtaccactataaaaaaaaaataacactgacATCAAACAATCATGAGGCGAAGAACACTTCCTTTAGTACTGTCCATAAAATGGGGAATAAATCTATCAAACACTTGCCTTAAAGTAAATAGTGAAGTGTCACCTCTTGCATAATGGCTAGCCAACCCGGAGACCTTCGGTGTAAAGATGATCTAGTTCGTTCCTCTTCCAGCGGCGTCTTCGGGTGTTCGTTTGACGTGTTTTACTACCCATTCGACTCACAGCGATGTTACCTGCTTCTTCAGCTGAGCACCAGGAGAGAGCTCATCAAATTCAACCCGCAGAAAACGCGTGTCCTGTACTTGGAAGACCCAAAGTTGCCTGCCTACCTGCTCAGCCATTACCAGATCGACGTCGTCATCGGAGGCAGCAATGAGACTCAGTACAGTTCTCTGAAGGTGGGAGGCGATGGAGGCAACCCTGAGGGGGGagaatgtatattttcattagaGCATTCTCtatgaaataacaaagaaatgacAATACTGTTGCTTTCTCTATACATTCACTtgcattttcttccatttttctgtACCGCTGAGCACTAATTATAATTAATCTCCCTTCTCAATAGAATATTTCACTTTCAGCctcttttaacttaattttgctcaAGGAACTACATCGAACTTGTCAGTTAAGCAGAAGCTGGAAATGCTGTCCAATGTctagatatataca of Macrobrachium nipponense isolate FS-2020 chromosome 11, ASM1510439v2, whole genome shotgun sequence contains these proteins:
- the LOC135210746 gene encoding uncharacterized protein LOC135210746; the protein is MALPMLIVSILQLTFLQRAGACPSHSQSYRIEKSKLKDTHGLLNVRLHSSWLELPIGRKAIKPRILMRSQDFPDKIRVFSMQLDMWAPPRDDVLIRYNLTDHFKPGDVSEFPEVTVCIRAKPVVLMSYESHISIATSDQDNDVLHMYRRGMNHGFYYNGVRQYGFLNMTNDIGLHEWTHYCHNFHHGEYRAYIYGELAAKGPFSVPHKVPLPVKGIITIGQEQDLMAGGYDTDQSFRGYIAQVNIWNRSLTADEIRTQASCTRAELGNIFSTDREDVELLGGTTMQLVDPSYFCEKNVEYVIFPEARYMAESRRTCNRIGYEVYTPNNFDENAQLHNESLRFAENCLSNYHLWIGVTDEEVEDVWRKFTDNSIAQTQFELNEPNGGDGENCMLMFLPNGRWVDTSCVIQWPACVPCEVDRKAPLRLRGFCFTNEAETFYEVLAYRYEKPYLHGYYGYMVYKIDDYTWEMFDTTVAEVVGILKVPSKDTYPIGRHTWELRRSECNNLIGSRLQLSFSICNNDEFTCSNGDCIPKEKRCNAKDDCVDLSDEEDCQVIIHPKGYRRERPPDNITHEGNPVHLGAVVNVLRFMEISDKSRIINVEFTVDLWWNDPRVKYHNLGDTLEWNKLSETYRDSVWKPVLTFPNVYDGQIKKLSLDMYLDKLAQPLPPDYNNVRMDTVYAGASADIVQKEHYSGVFGCSFDVFYYPFDSQRCYLLLQLSTRRELIKFNPQKTRVLYLEDPKLPAYLLSHYQIDVVIGGSNETQYSSLKVTFELARRWRMIIMTVYLPTAMLQIVGYTTLFVNVVLMDVRMAVSLTTLLVLYTLFSNTSDALPVTAYVKLIDVWFFFCIFLLFFIIVVHVVVEHLVNLAEEQHFKQVLPFDNRRTLEKCSAHFGHGRKGDVPRSVRHHAGCHHILQPRLLRTGVRNFLQ